The genomic region GGTCCTTCAAACCGATGAAGATGCGGATCGGTTCCTTCACCTCGCCTCCGAGCACCTTCTTCAGATCAGCCGAGCGCGGCCCGCCCGCAACGACGGCGCGGCCTTGGCGGCCCAGGTACTTCCAACGTTCAAGAGATGCCGGGGAGCCGGAGCGTTCCTTCTCCCGCGGCTTGGTCGCGCCGGGGAGGAATTCGCGGTTGAGCTCGTCGGCGTTCTGGTAGGCCTTGCTCAGCACAGCCCGGACGACCACCTTGTCGGTGAGCAGCAAGCCGGCCGCACCCAGGGCAGTGATCGCCAGCGGCCAGGATGCCGCGGACGGCAGAACACGGCCGAATTCCTTGTTCAGCCGATCCACGGTGACCTGGATGCCTTCACCAATCAGCAACAGCACGCCATAACCGATGGAGCCGACACCAATGCCAGCCAAGGTCTGCAACGGTCCAAGCTTGGTCTCGTTTTCTACGAGGCTTTCGTGCTCGGGACGTCGATAAGCAGCGGTCGCGTACGCGATGACCGTTGCCGCGCCCATGACCAGCTGCACTGGCACCGCGGTGCGCTGGCGGAAGCGGCGCGGAGCCTGCCAGCCGACCGACTCGCTGGCGTTGGCCACGAAATTCGCCAGCCCGACACCGACCGTGTGCCCGGCTGCCTGACAGCCCGCAACATTAGCTGCGGTCACCCACCATGGGTGAGGCAAAAGAGATGGGGAGATGGCCAACCACGTCGCGGCTTCGGCCCCGATGATGCCCGTGGCGAAGTTGTCCGGCAGGCGGCGCAGACCCGCCATGCGGACCACCGGAGTGAGGTCCGCGAGGATCTGAACTGCATAAATCGGGACACGCACCGCGTGGTTGCGGCGCGGCCACAGCTCCTTCACCGTCGACGTGAGGCGGTCGCGGAAGGACCCGAGAGAATCCTTGAGTGGCTCAACCATCATGCGGTCCATTGTGACAAAAGATACTAACTCGAGGTGAACTCTCAGTAATCTTTGCGGTAATCAACCGTCTGGGGGTTCGCCCACAGCGCGCGGAGGCCTATTGTCTTCCAGTGGTATACGTTGCGTTCGCTGGGAGACCCTTTTGACCACCGTCACTGACACAGCTCTAATGCCCGTTAATAAAGACCCGAAGATTGTCGCCCACCGCGGCATGAGCGGGCTCTACCCCGAATCCACGCTCCGGGCGTTCGAAGAAGCACTCAAGCTCGACGGGGTGCACGGCATCGAAGCCGACGTGCGCCTCACCCGCGACGGCAAACTGGTTGTCCACCACGACAACTTCATCAACCGCACCTCCACCGGCGCGGGGCGCGTGGCCAAAATGGACTTCGATGAGCTGCGCCAGTTCAACTTCGGCACCAAAGAAGACCCGCAGCAAATTTTGCTTCTCGACGAGCTTCTTGACCTCCTCGCCGACTATCCCGATAAGCATTTCTACATCGAGACAAAGCACCCCACCCGCTACGGCCCCGAGGTAGACGAGCAAACCGTGCGCACCCTGTGGCACCGCGGGATGAAGGAAGACCCGCGGATCCACCTCATCTCTTTCTCTCACGCGGCGATGCGCTACTTCGCCCAGGCCGTGCCGGACCTGGAGACCTTCTACCTGTTCCGCCTGTTCGAGCGGAAGTGGAACAAGAACAACACCATGTTTTCTCGCCCCTACGGTGTCGGCCCGGCCCTGGCCCACCTGCAGGGCAAGCCGGAGCTGCTCGGTTTCCGGGGCTTACGCACCTACACCTGGACGGTGAACCTGCCGAAGGAAATGCTGTGGTGCCGTGAGAACGGTGTGGACGTCTTCGCTACCGACTTGCCGCAGCTCGCCGTGGACACGTTCAAGCGCAACCCGGTCACGCCGGCAGCCGTCGGGTAGTTAGACTAAGCCGCATGGCCAAGAAGAACCGCAA from Corynebacterium genitalium ATCC 33030 harbors:
- a CDS encoding glycerophosphodiester phosphodiesterase family protein, with the translated sequence MPVNKDPKIVAHRGMSGLYPESTLRAFEEALKLDGVHGIEADVRLTRDGKLVVHHDNFINRTSTGAGRVAKMDFDELRQFNFGTKEDPQQILLLDELLDLLADYPDKHFYIETKHPTRYGPEVDEQTVRTLWHRGMKEDPRIHLISFSHAAMRYFAQAVPDLETFYLFRLFERKWNKNNTMFSRPYGVGPALAHLQGKPELLGFRGLRTYTWTVNLPKEMLWCRENGVDVFATDLPQLAVDTFKRNPVTPAAVG